A stretch of the Veillonella parvula DSM 2008 genome encodes the following:
- a CDS encoding PSP1 domain-containing protein codes for MLTIVGVRFKKAGKIYYFQPEQLELSVGDGVIVETARGVEYGTVVIGPKEVFEDSVVAPVKPVIRQATSKDLKQIEKNKEREEKAFEICLEKIEKRKLPMKLINVEYTFDMNKIIFFFTADGRIDFRELVKDLATIFRTRIELRQVGVRDEAKVLNGIGACGRSLCCSNFLGDFTPVSIRMAKDQNLSLNPTKISGVCGRLMCCLNYEDDLYKKGGDLYVKKERPQVPQEVAPPGIGKDVVTDEGVGKVLKVNHHKHTVKVQLEAGRTIDLKWSEVALPDE; via the coding sequence ATGCTAACCATAGTTGGCGTACGCTTTAAAAAGGCGGGAAAGATTTATTATTTTCAGCCTGAACAATTAGAACTATCCGTTGGGGATGGAGTTATCGTTGAAACAGCTCGTGGTGTAGAATACGGCACGGTTGTGATTGGACCGAAAGAGGTTTTCGAAGATTCTGTTGTTGCCCCTGTTAAACCTGTTATTAGACAGGCAACATCCAAAGATTTAAAACAAATCGAGAAGAATAAAGAGCGCGAAGAAAAAGCCTTTGAAATTTGTCTCGAAAAAATTGAAAAACGCAAGTTACCGATGAAACTCATCAATGTGGAATATACATTCGATATGAATAAGATTATATTCTTCTTTACTGCGGATGGTCGTATCGATTTCCGTGAGCTTGTTAAAGATTTGGCAACTATATTTAGAACACGCATCGAGTTACGCCAAGTGGGTGTCCGTGATGAGGCTAAAGTACTAAATGGTATTGGTGCTTGTGGTCGATCTTTGTGTTGTTCAAATTTCTTAGGTGACTTTACGCCTGTATCGATTCGCATGGCAAAGGATCAAAATTTGAGTTTAAATCCTACGAAAATTTCTGGTGTATGTGGTCGATTGATGTGTTGTCTTAACTACGAAGATGATTTATATAAAAAAGGTGGCGATCTTTATGTAAAAAAGGAACGTCCACAAGTTCCACAAGAGGTAGCTCCTCCAGGTATTGGAAAGGATGTTGTTACTGACGAAGGTGTTGGTAAAGTTTTAAAGGTAAATCATCACAAACATACTGTAAAGGTACAGCTTGAAGCGGGTCGTACTATCGATTTAAAATGGTCCGAGGTGGCATTGCCTGATGAATGA
- a CDS encoding dTMP kinase, protein MGTLIILEGGDGSGKATQTKLLVERLTKEGHAVKSVSFPNYDSGAAMPIKMYLAGEFGKDVHDVNPYVASSMYAIDRFASFRTDWEQFYKNGGIIIADRYTTSNMVHQMVKYDDSKERTAFLDWLEDFEFQKFGLPKPDAVCLLDMPLEVSEALMAERTGKTGGNTGDIHEGNHTYLVAVHDAYEELVKRYQWHRIPCVDKAKSSQYTLRTIEEIHNDVYSVVENLLP, encoded by the coding sequence ATGGGGACTTTGATTATATTAGAAGGCGGAGACGGCAGCGGCAAGGCTACACAAACTAAACTCTTAGTAGAGCGCTTGACCAAAGAAGGGCATGCCGTTAAGTCTGTGAGCTTTCCAAACTATGATAGCGGCGCCGCTATGCCTATTAAAATGTATTTAGCCGGTGAATTTGGTAAAGATGTACATGATGTAAATCCTTATGTGGCAAGCTCCATGTACGCCATCGATCGATTTGCTTCCTTTAGAACTGATTGGGAACAGTTTTATAAAAATGGTGGCATCATCATTGCAGATCGTTACACCACATCAAACATGGTACACCAAATGGTAAAATATGACGATTCGAAAGAACGGACTGCATTTTTAGATTGGCTTGAAGATTTTGAGTTCCAAAAATTTGGCTTGCCTAAACCTGATGCGGTATGCCTTTTGGATATGCCTCTTGAAGTGAGCGAAGCCCTTATGGCTGAGCGTACTGGTAAAACTGGGGGCAATACTGGTGATATTCACGAAGGGAATCATACATATTTAGTAGCCGTTCACGATGCGTATGAAGAATTAGTAAAGCGTTATCAATGGCACCGCATACCTTGTGTGGATAAAGCTAAGTCTAGTCAGTATACGTTGCGTACTATTGAAGAAATTCATAATGATGTATATAGTGTAGTAGAAAATCTACTACCTTAG
- the metG gene encoding methionine--tRNA ligase, whose translation MGDTKKTYYITTPIYYPSAKLHIGHTYCTSVADTIARFKRLAGYDVRFLTGSDEHGQKIQRAAEAQGITPLEYTTNIVNGFKALWEKMHISNDDFIRTTDERHEKVVQELFTKAYEKGDIYKAEYEGWYCTPDETFWTEQKLGPNHTCPDCGRPVERVKEESYFFKLGKYTDQWLKFIEENPDFIQPESRRNEMIQFVKQGLEDLAVSRTSFDWGIKVPFDPKHVVYVWFDALVNYISALSPFDGDGELYKKYWPADLHLVGKEIVRFHTIIWPMMLMSLELPLPKKVFGHGWMIVDGTKMSKSLGNVIDPIPLIDTYGADSLRYYLLSEITLGNDGNFTLPNFVTKINADLSNDLGNLLNRTIAMIEKYHGGVITKCDDMDDLDRDVSTLAVQTVKDFEATMENMELNKAIKIVWSFIGRMNKYIDETMPWVLAKSEDAHDKVRLQSAMYHLAEALRIIAILVSPVIPVGAPKIWEQLGLTGFEAATLEDAKTWGLLATGTKVVKGEPIYPRFEVPEMVDVVVTEEVEEAVDTSNIPPLKENITYDDFEKLDLRVAKVISCEKVPKSKKLLKFVLDIGIEQRTVLSGISQYYEPEAMVGKKVIYLSNLAPKKMMGIESYGMILSASDWEEHLEVTNIESLPAGSVVK comes from the coding sequence ATGGGAGACACAAAGAAAACGTATTATATTACGACACCTATTTATTATCCAAGTGCTAAGTTGCACATTGGTCATACGTATTGTACATCTGTAGCCGATACAATCGCACGTTTTAAACGATTGGCTGGTTATGATGTACGTTTTTTGACTGGTTCAGATGAACATGGCCAAAAAATCCAACGTGCTGCAGAAGCACAAGGCATTACTCCTCTTGAATATACTACAAATATTGTAAATGGTTTTAAAGCATTGTGGGAAAAAATGCATATTTCCAATGACGATTTTATTCGGACTACTGATGAACGTCATGAAAAGGTTGTTCAAGAGTTATTTACAAAAGCTTATGAAAAGGGCGATATTTACAAAGCCGAATATGAAGGCTGGTATTGTACACCAGACGAAACTTTTTGGACAGAGCAGAAGCTAGGACCTAATCATACTTGTCCGGATTGCGGTCGCCCTGTAGAGCGTGTTAAAGAGGAAAGTTATTTCTTCAAACTCGGTAAATATACGGATCAATGGCTTAAGTTTATTGAAGAGAATCCTGACTTTATTCAGCCTGAATCTCGGCGTAATGAGATGATTCAATTTGTAAAGCAAGGTCTAGAAGACTTGGCAGTGTCTCGTACATCCTTTGATTGGGGAATCAAGGTTCCATTTGATCCTAAACATGTAGTATATGTTTGGTTCGATGCATTAGTGAACTATATTAGTGCACTCTCTCCATTTGATGGTGATGGTGAACTATATAAAAAATACTGGCCTGCAGATCTCCATTTAGTAGGTAAGGAAATCGTACGTTTCCATACTATTATTTGGCCTATGATGCTCATGAGCCTTGAGTTGCCATTACCAAAAAAGGTATTTGGACACGGTTGGATGATTGTAGATGGTACAAAGATGAGTAAATCCTTGGGGAACGTAATCGATCCAATCCCATTGATTGATACATATGGTGCAGATTCTTTGCGTTATTACTTATTAAGCGAGATTACGTTAGGTAATGACGGCAACTTTACGTTACCTAACTTCGTTACAAAAATTAATGCAGATTTATCTAATGATTTAGGTAACTTATTAAACCGTACTATTGCGATGATTGAAAAATACCATGGTGGTGTGATTACAAAATGCGATGATATGGATGATTTAGATCGTGATGTATCTACATTAGCCGTTCAAACTGTAAAAGATTTTGAAGCGACGATGGAAAATATGGAGCTTAATAAAGCTATCAAAATTGTATGGTCCTTTATTGGTCGCATGAATAAATACATTGATGAAACAATGCCTTGGGTATTGGCTAAATCTGAAGATGCTCATGATAAAGTGCGCTTGCAATCTGCTATGTATCACTTGGCAGAGGCATTGCGTATCATTGCCATCTTGGTAAGCCCTGTAATTCCTGTAGGAGCTCCAAAAATCTGGGAACAATTAGGGCTTACAGGTTTTGAAGCGGCTACGTTGGAAGATGCTAAAACTTGGGGATTATTGGCAACAGGTACTAAAGTTGTAAAAGGTGAGCCTATCTATCCACGTTTTGAAGTTCCTGAAATGGTAGATGTAGTTGTTACAGAAGAAGTCGAAGAAGCTGTAGATACATCTAATATTCCACCATTAAAAGAAAATATTACCTATGATGACTTTGAGAAACTCGATCTTCGTGTAGCTAAAGTTATAAGCTGTGAAAAAGTGCCTAAGTCTAAGAAACTGTTGAAATTTGTATTGGATATCGGGATTGAACAGCGTACAGTGTTAAGCGGTATCTCTCAATATTACGAACCGGAGGCTATGGTTGGTAAAAAGGTAATTTATTTGTCTAACTTGGCTCCTAAAAAGATGATGGGCATCGAGTCTTATGGTATGATTTTGTCCGCCTCTGATTGGGAAGAACATTTAGAGGTAACAAATATCGAATCATTACCGGCAGGAAGTGTGGTTAAATAA
- the rsmI gene encoding 16S rRNA (cytidine(1402)-2'-O)-methyltransferase produces the protein MNDNEWGTLYLVPTPIGNLEDMTYRSVRILGEVDAIAAEDTRHTGILLKHFDIKKPLISYHEHNKEEKGAYIIGLLLEGQSVACVSDAGMPAISDPGADLVTKAIEEGITVVPLPGANAALTALIASGLDTKSFTFAGFLPKRGKHRVEELQRLSQVMGTLLFYEAPHRLQEVLQDMYEAFGNRSIVVARELTKKFETFVRTDLESLVKDLEQLTYKGEFVLIVSGADTVESDTSGVLDEPVSYEDAVQALVDTGVPKKEAIRQVAKRFNVSRRDVYNIVER, from the coding sequence ATGAACGATAATGAATGGGGCACCTTATATTTGGTGCCTACACCGATTGGTAATTTAGAAGATATGACGTATCGATCTGTTCGTATTTTGGGTGAGGTAGATGCTATCGCGGCTGAGGATACGCGTCATACGGGCATATTGTTAAAACATTTTGATATTAAAAAGCCTTTGATTTCTTATCATGAACATAATAAGGAGGAGAAGGGGGCCTATATTATAGGTCTCTTATTAGAAGGACAGTCGGTAGCTTGTGTCAGTGATGCAGGCATGCCTGCTATTTCTGATCCAGGGGCAGACCTTGTAACAAAGGCTATTGAAGAAGGCATAACTGTAGTACCTTTGCCAGGTGCTAATGCAGCGTTAACAGCGCTTATTGCATCAGGTTTAGATACTAAATCCTTTACCTTTGCAGGGTTCTTACCTAAACGGGGTAAACATCGGGTTGAAGAATTACAACGACTTTCACAAGTGATGGGAACCTTGCTGTTTTATGAAGCACCACATCGATTGCAAGAGGTGTTACAAGATATGTATGAAGCCTTTGGCAATCGTTCCATTGTGGTGGCAAGGGAATTGACGAAGAAGTTTGAAACCTTTGTACGCACGGATCTGGAAAGCCTTGTAAAGGATTTAGAACAGCTCACCTATAAAGGTGAATTCGTCCTCATCGTAAGCGGTGCTGACACAGTGGAGTCCGATACTAGTGGAGTGTTGGATGAACCAGTATCTTATGAAGATGCTGTGCAAGCCCTTGTAGATACTGGGGTACCTAAAAAAGAAGCTATTCGCCAGGTGGCAAAGCGTTTTAACGTTTCCCGCCGGGATGTATATAATATTGTAGAACGTTAA
- a CDS encoding tRNA1(Val) (adenine(37)-N6)-methyltransferase → MNDQERLDDLIIDGLQIYQRSDMFRFSFDAIALIHFCRFNGRHSYVDLGTGTGVMPLIGTSLGAGHITGIEINETLVELAKRSVEHNRKQDVVNMLCGDYRHMTYRDIQDKPFDGVIVNPPFYDCESGAKPTSEERNLALHDGHTTLCDVLKAVQSFIKCKGRLWMIYSASRLQYVLHELERFNFQAKRIRFVYGMLDKPAKLVLIESIFQGQAGLVLEPPLIVYKKTNVYTKEVSSWYER, encoded by the coding sequence ATGAATGATCAAGAACGACTTGATGATTTAATTATCGATGGCTTACAGATTTACCAGCGTTCTGATATGTTTCGCTTTTCATTTGATGCTATAGCACTCATTCATTTTTGTCGTTTTAATGGTCGTCATAGCTATGTTGATCTTGGAACTGGGACAGGGGTTATGCCGCTTATAGGTACGTCATTAGGGGCAGGTCATATTACAGGTATAGAAATTAATGAAACTCTCGTTGAGTTGGCTAAGCGTAGCGTAGAACATAATCGTAAACAAGATGTGGTAAATATGTTATGTGGTGATTATCGGCATATGACATATCGCGATATACAAGATAAGCCTTTTGATGGTGTTATTGTTAATCCCCCTTTTTATGATTGTGAAAGCGGTGCAAAGCCTACATCTGAAGAGCGTAATTTAGCACTTCATGATGGACATACAACTTTATGTGATGTTCTGAAAGCGGTACAGTCCTTTATTAAATGTAAAGGTCGCTTGTGGATGATTTATAGTGCTAGTCGGTTGCAATATGTATTACATGAACTAGAAAGGTTTAACTTTCAAGCAAAACGAATTCGGTTTGTTTATGGTATGCTAGATAAACCAGCAAAATTAGTTTTGATAGAGTCTATTTTTCAAGGTCAGGCAGGTCTTGTACTTGAGCCACCACTCATCGTTTACAAAAAAACGAATGTGTACACGAAGGAGGTGTCCTCTTGGTATGAACGATAA
- a CDS encoding DNA polymerase III subunit produces the protein MTYFDSIIGQDSIKAHLSELVSRNALPHSLLFYGESGLGKLDMAIGLTSLLLGRQVFSQPKGESYLAEVKEARLANGDTEKRIEAEGLPIYMDKGDAFWIRPMKTTLKVEQWYSLLQDHLSVAGNGNRVVIVEDFHTANAVMANAMLKTIEEPPEQVYFIIITNKINTVLPTIISRCMGVGFNSVDVDTIRTVLVARGITGDIEQALLAGHGNPQLVEKLATQGRIEMLELAVKVMDILAFETRWFSMISLACESLSRENLTELMHWLRLISRDMMALKMGAQDTQLQVPMYKTQLLRLLPRWSMQVLSEVITETLQAERALRLHIKTALVVDGLCIALHDAREED, from the coding sequence ATGACATATTTTGATTCTATAATTGGTCAAGATTCGATTAAGGCACACCTATCTGAACTTGTAAGTCGTAATGCATTACCTCATAGTCTCTTGTTTTATGGCGAATCTGGTCTTGGCAAGCTAGATATGGCCATAGGCCTAACGTCTTTATTACTAGGACGTCAAGTATTCTCTCAACCTAAGGGGGAATCTTATTTAGCAGAGGTTAAGGAAGCCCGTTTAGCAAATGGGGATACGGAAAAACGTATCGAAGCCGAAGGATTACCTATCTATATGGATAAGGGTGATGCCTTTTGGATTCGCCCTATGAAAACAACCTTAAAGGTAGAGCAGTGGTATTCATTATTACAAGATCATCTGTCTGTGGCGGGCAATGGGAACCGCGTTGTCATTGTGGAGGACTTTCACACAGCCAATGCAGTTATGGCAAATGCTATGCTAAAAACCATTGAAGAGCCACCTGAACAGGTGTACTTCATCATTATTACGAACAAGATTAACACCGTATTGCCTACCATCATTTCTAGATGTATGGGAGTTGGTTTTAACAGTGTTGATGTAGATACGATTCGCACCGTTCTTGTAGCGCGTGGAATTACCGGTGATATAGAACAGGCTTTATTAGCTGGTCATGGTAATCCACAATTGGTGGAAAAACTGGCGACACAAGGTCGCATTGAAATGCTAGAGTTAGCCGTTAAGGTGATGGACATATTAGCTTTTGAAACACGATGGTTTTCTATGATTTCCTTAGCTTGTGAAAGCTTATCTCGTGAAAATCTAACGGAATTGATGCACTGGTTACGCCTTATAAGTAGAGATATGATGGCTCTTAAAATGGGGGCTCAAGACACGCAATTACAAGTGCCTATGTACAAGACTCAATTATTACGATTATTACCGCGCTGGTCCATGCAAGTATTGTCAGAGGTTATTACCGAAACATTGCAAGCAGAACGGGCTTTGCGCTTACATATAAAAACCGCTCTCGTGGTGGACGGTCTCTGTATCGCCCTTCATGATGCTCGGGAGGAGGATTAA